The sequence ATGTCGATGCCCGACCGCGTCAACACGCCGTGACGAAACATCACCCGCCGGTCGGTGATGACGAAATGCGTTGTCCACCAGTTGAGGAACGGCCAGAGCGTCAGCCATCCGACGATCACCAGCCAGACGGCGGCGATCACGATGAGCACGACGTTGCGCGCGGTGGGGTCCCATCCGGTCTGGTTGACGTAGCCGGCGCCGAACGCCGCCAACGCGGTGGCCACCAGCAGGATCAGGATCGGCCCGATCAGCCGCTTCCAGTGCGGATGGCGGTGCAGCACCACCTGTTCGTCGGTGGCCAGCACGTTGTCCGGATATCCCATGACGAGAACCTTAAGGCGATTTGGGCGTGTTTTGTCCTGCTGAGCGTGACCAAACGCACCGAAATCGCTATGAGGCCGGGCGCAGGTGCACGATGTCGCCCGCGGACACCCGCGTCGGGCTCCCGTCGGCGTCGATGACCAACCTGCCCTGCTCGTCGATGTCGGCGGCCAGCCCGACGATCTCGGCGCCGCCCGGCAGCATCGCGCGCACGGTCATCCCGAGGGTCAGGCTGCGGGCTCGGTAGTCGGCGATCAGGCCGGGGTCGACGCCGCCGGAACGCCGCCACGAGTCGATGCGACGGCCCAGTTCGTGCAGTACGCGCCGGGTCAACTCCTGGCGGTCCGGCGCGGGCACCCCGAGTTCGACCAGCGAGGTGACGCCGGGCACCCCGATCTCGGCGCCGCGCAGCGAGACGTTGAGCCCGATGCCGACCACCACCGCATGGCGGGCCGGGGCGACCTCGGCGAGGATCCCCGCCAGCTTGCCGCCGTCGGCGAGCACGTCGTTGGGCCACTTCAGGCCCGCAGGCACACCGGTGTCGGCGACCGCGTCGACGATCGCCACGCCGGTCGCCAGCGGCAACCATCCCCAGGCTTGGCTGGGCACCGAGGCGGCGTCGACGCCGACGGACATGGTGATCTGCGCGTACGGCACCGCCGACCAGCTTCGGCCCTGCCTGCCGCGTCCGGCGGTCTGGTGCTCGGCGATCAGCACGGCGCCGTCGATGGCCTCGCCGCCGTCCGCGCGGGCGATCAGGTCGGCGTTGGTGGAGCCGGTTTCGGCCACCACGTCGATGCGACGCCACAGCGGCGATACGCCGATGACGCTGTCGCGCAGCGTCGCCTCGTCGAGCGGAACCCGGTCAGCAGTCATCGGGCGCTTGTCTGCCTGCGAACCGGTCACCGATCCAGTCGAGCATCTCGATCGCGTCGGCGGGGTTGTGTCCCCCTTCGGGATCGAACTCGATCGACACCACCCCACCGAGCGCGCATGCTTCCTCGATCGCAGCCCTGGTCCACTCGGCGTCGATGAACGGGTCCTTCCCGCCGTAGAACACGTAAAGCGGTGCCGACAAAGGCTTTTGGGGCAGCGCCCAGTCTTCGAGCAACCCCCGCAGCCGGTCGGCCGCCTGCGCGGTCTTGGGAATGAACTCTCGCGGCCCGATCCGTTGGATCGCCGCGGCGCGGCGGTAGGCGCCTTCTTCGGTGCAGTCCGACAGCGCGTCCCAGTGGCGCGCGGCCTCGAAGTGGCGGTAGTCGTCGCGGTTGAGATCGGGATGCAGCCGCGCCAGCGACTCGACCACCGCGTGCATGACGGGCCGCTGCTCGACGGTCAAAGTGCCCTCCTCGGCCTTCGCCACGATTCCGGAGATGTCGGCGGCCGGCGCCGACGCGACGGCCCCGACCAGGTTCAGTTCCGGCGCGTAACCCCGCGCCTGTTCGTCAGCGGCCCACGCTGCGGCGCCACCCTGGGAGTCGCCCAGCGCCGCCCATCGGTCGGACACGTCATCGAAGGTGTTGCGCAGGGCCCGCACCGCGTCGATCATGTTCAGCCCCGCCGTGCGGGCATCCGAATACGGGTGCACGCCCTTGACGCCGAGCCCTTGATAGTCGGGCAGCGCGACGGCGTAGCCCCGCTGGGTGAGCACCCGGACCACGTTGACGAGGTTCAGCAGGGACGGCGACAGCGACGGCCCGCATACCGGATCGATGCCCAGCGTGCCGTGCCCGAACGCCAGCACCGGCCACCCGCCCTCCGGCGCGTCGTCCAGCGGGGTGAAGACCGATCCCGACACCACGGTCGCCGCCCCGGTGTCCCCGGAGGTGGAGCGGTAGACCACCCGGGCCGCCCGCAGCCC comes from Mycolicibacterium pulveris and encodes:
- a CDS encoding PH domain-containing protein encodes the protein MGYPDNVLATDEQVVLHRHPHWKRLIGPILILLVATALAAFGAGYVNQTGWDPTARNVVLIVIAAVWLVIVGWLTLWPFLNWWTTHFVITDRRVMFRHGVLTRSGIDIPLARVNSVEFRHGLVDRMLRTGTLIIESASQDPLEFYDIPRVERVHSLLYHEVFDTLGSEESPS
- a CDS encoding biotin--[acetyl-CoA-carboxylase] ligase: MTADRVPLDEATLRDSVIGVSPLWRRIDVVAETGSTNADLIARADGGEAIDGAVLIAEHQTAGRGRQGRSWSAVPYAQITMSVGVDAASVPSQAWGWLPLATGVAIVDAVADTGVPAGLKWPNDVLADGGKLAGILAEVAPARHAVVVGIGLNVSLRGAEIGVPGVTSLVELGVPAPDRQELTRRVLHELGRRIDSWRRSGGVDPGLIADYRARSLTLGMTVRAMLPGGAEIVGLAADIDEQGRLVIDADGSPTRVSAGDIVHLRPAS
- a CDS encoding lipase family protein, yielding MPSQRSGPTRTAVLVVAVALVAVVLGALVIVPLRPIATMLAIRVLNQFPSSGGPPVPIDSADTSATGAGSLVSATTMPGVTRTVEGRGLRAARVVYRSTSGDTGAATVVSGSVFTPLDDAPEGGWPVLAFGHGTLGIDPVCGPSLSPSLLNLVNVVRVLTQRGYAVALPDYQGLGVKGVHPYSDARTAGLNMIDAVRALRNTFDDVSDRWAALGDSQGGAAAWAADEQARGYAPELNLVGAVASAPAADISGIVAKAEEGTLTVEQRPVMHAVVESLARLHPDLNRDDYRHFEAARHWDALSDCTEEGAYRRAAAIQRIGPREFIPKTAQAADRLRGLLEDWALPQKPLSAPLYVFYGGKDPFIDAEWTRAAIEEACALGGVVSIEFDPEGGHNPADAIEMLDWIGDRFAGRQAPDDC